In Sphingobium sp. Cam5-1, the following proteins share a genomic window:
- a CDS encoding VOC family protein, which produces MTSHFGFTKLVVQDLEGTAAFYKDVAGLVEMARIQDTVGDRQIDEILFNATGEGGATFVLFKFLDRDAPAQDEVILGFQTSDLEAFVQRVQKSGGKVVQPIEVREAHGVKVAFVTDPEGHLIEVVELLAR; this is translated from the coding sequence ATGACCTCGCATTTTGGTTTTACGAAGCTTGTGGTGCAAGACCTGGAGGGCACCGCCGCCTTCTACAAGGATGTCGCGGGCCTAGTTGAAATGGCCCGGATTCAGGATACGGTCGGCGATCGGCAGATCGATGAAATCCTGTTCAATGCTACGGGCGAAGGCGGCGCTACCTTCGTTTTGTTCAAGTTTCTGGATCGGGATGCCCCCGCACAGGATGAGGTGATCCTGGGATTTCAAACGAGCGACCTTGAGGCGTTTGTCCAGCGGGTCCAAAAGTCTGGCGGCAAGGTTGTCCAACCGATTGAAGTCAGGGAAGCTCATGGTGTGAAGGTCGCCTTCGTAACCGATCCCGAGGGGCATCTGATCGAGGTTGTGGAATTGCTGGCCAGGTAA